TAAACATGAATATGTTTTTTGATAAAGAAGCGTATAAATTTCGATTGAAGTTTTTGGGAAGAGAAGTGCTTAATACAAAGTTTGGTAAAATTCCTGTGATGAAATTTAGGCCGTATGTGCAAGCAGGGCGTGTGTTTAAAGAAAAGGAGAGTTTAACCGTTTGGGTAACAGATGATGATAATAAAATGCCAGTACTAATTAAGGCAGACTTAGCCGTTGGATCCTTAAAAGCAAGTTTAGTTGAGTTTAAAGGATTGCGGCATTCTTTCAGAATTGTTGTAGATTAGCACCGTGAAAGACAAAGAAGCAGAACGTACAAAATTAATGGAGCAACTGGAAGAAAAATACCAGTTGCTAGACCAAGATTTAAACACCCACTTAGAAGGGCTTTTGCACAGTACCCCCATAAATTATTGGGATTATATAAAGACTGATGCCTTACTGAGCTTGCAAACGCAAGAAACAGTATTTCCAGACGAGATGGTCTTTATTATGTACCATCAGGTAAACGAGCTTTTGTTTAAAATGATGCTGTGGGAAATCCAGCAGATTTCGTATAAAGAACATTTAACCGCTCAGTTCTTTTCTGAACGCGTACTTCGTGTAAGCCGTTATTTTGACATGCTAACCTCTTCGTTTCAGATTATGACGCAAGGCATGGAGGTGGAGCAATATTTAAAGTTCAGAAACACATTAGCTCCGGCAAGCGGATTTCAGAGTGCGCAATATAGAAAGATAGAATTTTCGTTAACCTCACTCATTAATCTTATCGATGCCCGGTACAGAAAAACAATAGACCGAAACACACCCTACGATCACGCTTTCGAACATTTATATTGGCAGGCGGCTGGCAAAGATTACCACACGGGCAAAAAAAGCTACACCTTAAGTGCTTTCGAGAAAAAATATAGAAAGGAGTTTATTCTTTTTATGGAAGAGTACAATACCATCAATATATACGCGAGGTTTTTAGATTTACCATCTGAAGCAAGAGAAGATGAAACATTAATAAAGGCCATGCGTCATTTAGATAGGACCATTAATATTACATGGGTGATGGCTCATTATAATACAGCAGCAAAATACCTGAATCACGGAAAGGAGCCTCAAGAAGCTACTGGAGGAAGTGAATGGGCAAAATACATGCACCCTAAATATCAAAAACGCATATTCTTTCCATCTGTTTGGACTCAAGAAGAAATTGATACTTGGGGGGAAGATGTGTAACAAAGCGAAAAGAATCTTTAGAAATTAAATTACCTTGAAAAACCTACTTTTAAGTATACCCATTTTGTTAGCGCTGTTGGCGTGCGATCAAGATAAAGATGATGTTATAGAAGATATTCAGCAGGAGCCTACTCCGGTTGTCGTAGAAGAATTTGGGTATGTGTTAAACGATTTTAATGTAATTCGAGACACCATTCGTCCAGGCGATACTTTTGGTGGGATTTTGGATCAGAACGGGGTTAGTAATAAAGAAATTCTGCAAGTTGCCACTCAGTTTCGAGACAGCTTTGATGTGCGACGTATTGTTGTGGGTAAGCCTTATGTGTTGCTAAATTCTAAAGATTCTATTAATAAAACTGAAATTTTTATATATCAGAAAAATAAGGTGGATTTTGCTGTGGTCGATTTTCGAGATTCTCTCAATGTCTATTCAGACGAAAGACCCGTTACAATTCTTGAAAGAGAGGCGTCTGGAGTAATTTCAAGCTCTCTTTCACAAACTATGGAAGATAATAACTTGAGCCCTGCCATGACAGACCGATTGGCAAACATTTTTGCGTGGACTGTGAATTTTTATGGCCTGCAAAAAGGTGACAATTTTAAAGTGGTGTATTCTGAAAAGTATATAAATGACACCATTCCTGCTGGTTTGGGTGAAATCAAAGCTGCTTTTTTTGAACACCGTGGAAAGCCATTGTATGCATTTTTATATGAAAAGGATACAGTGTCGGGCGAAAAGGATTATTACGATGAAAACGCAGATAATTTACGACGTGCTTTTCTGAAATCGCCTATTAAGTTTAATTATAGGATTTCTTCTAAATATAATTTGAAACGCCGTATTCGGTACTATGGCTATAAACTACGACCCCATAAAGGGACAGATTTTGCTGCGCCCTTAGGTACGCCAATCTTAGCTACCGCAGATGGTACGGTTACCAAATCTGAGCGCAGAGGCGGGAATGGTAATTATGTGAAGTTAAAGCACAATGCAACCTATGAAACCCAATATTTGCATATGAAAAAGCGAAATGTACGTGTTGGTGAATATGTTCGTCAAGGTGATGTTATTGGATGGATTGGGATGACAGGTAACACAGGAGGTCCTCATGTTTGTTATAGATTTTGGAAAAACGGGAAACAGGTTGATCCTTTTAAAGAAGATTTACCTTTTTCTACTCCGTTAGAACCACAATACCGGGAAGGATATTTCGATTATATTCCTTCGATGAAAGACCGTTTAGATTGCATTCTCTACTAATTTAGAATCGTTCTAATTGTTGATAAGCCTGTTATCAACTAATCTTCTTCATGTCAGATACTTATATATTATATAGTACATTTATCTTACCAATCGTTTGTTAGCATTTTGTTAACATTGAATGATGTTTCTTTCGATGTAACTTCTTATTTTTGCTGCAAATTAAAAACTCACATACAATTATGAAGAAAATTTTACTTTTTACATTGCTTTTAGCTGGATTTACAGCTTTTTCGCAAGGAACAGTGACGGGTACCGTCGTTGATTCAGAGCTTGGAGCTGGACTCCCAAGTGCCAACATTATGGAAGTTGGTACAAGTAACGGTGCTATTTCAGATTTCGATGGAAACTTTTCACTTGCTGTTTCATCAAATTCAGGAAAAATTAAAATCACCTACGTAGGTTTTTTAACAAAGACCGTATCATTTACTGTAGTAAACGGAACTGCAGCTTTAGGTAGCATTGGCCTAGACGCAGACGAAAACACTTTAGATGAGATTGTTATTGTTGGTAGTGGAGTTATTGACTTAGCTTCAGACCGTAAAACACCAGTAGCTGTATCTACGATTACCGCACAAGAAATACAAGCACGTGCAACTGGTAACGTTGAGATAACTGAGGCAATCAAAAATACGCCTTCTGCTTACGTATCTGGTCAAACAGGTTTTGGTGACGGACAATTATTCTTACGTGGTTTTGACAACTCTAACGTTGCAGTCTTACTTAACGGTCAGCCTGTGAACGGTATGGAAGATGGAAATGTATACTGGTCTAACTGGTCTGGTATTGCTGACATCGCAAATGCTATTCAGGTACAACGTGGTTTAGGTTCTTCTAAATTAGCGATCTCTTCTGTTGGGGGTACTACAAACATTATTATGAAAGCTGCCGACAGAACTGAAGGTGGTTTTGTACGTTTTCTAGGAGCAAACGATAGTTACTTTAAAGGAACTGTTGCTTACGATACTGGAATGAACGAAAAAGGATGGGCATTCTCTGTATTATTAGATCACTGGCAAGCACACAGAAAGTGGGCTAAAGGAACATATGGTCAAGGACAGAACTATTTCTTTGCTGTTGGTTATAAGCCAAATGAGAAGCACGCATTCAATTTCTTAGTAACTGGTGCGCCTCAATTACACGGTCAGAGATTCTCTCAATCTCAAGAAAGACTTGATGCAGATCCTAAGTTCAACGAACATTGGGGATACACTGAAGATGGAATCGAATCTGAGCGTCAGAATTTCTACCACAAGCCAGTAATGAACCTTAACTGGGACTGGACTATGAGTGATAAAACAGACCTTTCTACAGTAGCTTATGCTTCTTGGGGTCGTGGTGGAGGAACTGGACCTAGAGGTGATAGCCCTATTCGTACAGAAGATCCTGACGGTGCAGGTCCATTAAGAGGACAAATAGATTACCCAGCAAATATTGCTAACAATACATCAATTGGTCTTGGTAACACAGACGGCCCTGATGGAAACGGTTACATTAGAAGAGCTTCTATGAACAACCACCAATGGTATGGATTGATTTCTAACTTAGGTCATGACTTTACAGATAATCTTTCTGTAAACTTTGGAGTTGATGTTAGAATGTACACAGGAGATCACTTCCGTCAAGTAGTTGACCTTTATGGTCTATCTGGATGGGCTAATGATACTGCTAATGGTTCTACAGTAACTAATACATACGAAGCTGATCCATGGGCTGCACTAAGTAACTTTGCGCCAGAAGAAGATCGTATCGATTATGATTACTCTGAAGATATTAACTATCAAGGTGCTTTTGGACAGGTTGAGTATGCAACAGACAGATTCTCTGTATTCTTTCAAGGAGCATTTTCAAACCAGTCGTACCAGAGAGAAGGTCGTTTTAGTGACCCTGGTTCTTCAGAAAAATTCAACAAAACTGGATATAACTTAAAAGGTGGTGTGTCTTATTCTATCAATGAGATGAACACTATTTTTGTAAATGCAGGACGTTACTCTCGTCAGCCATTCTTAGATAACGCTTTCCAAAATATTAGAGTTTCTAATACATTGGTAATGCCAGAAGTAGAGAATGAAGAAATTACTGGTTTTGAAGCAGGATACCGTTTCGAAGCTAATGACATTCGTGTAAACTTTAATGCATACATCACAGATTGGGATAACAGAACTATCTTATCTAACGGTATTGACGATCCTGATGGAACTCCAGACTCTGGTGACGAAACAGAAATCAATATTTTTGAAAGAGGTGTTAGACAATACCATACTGGTGCAGAACTTGACGTTGAGTGGAGAACTACAGACTGGTTAACACTTAAAGGTTACGCTTCTGGTGGTAGCTGGGTATATAAAGGAGAAACTAACTTCCAGATATACAACAACGACACTAACGCGTTGATTAGTGAAGGTGAAGGAGTTGATCGTTCAGGTGTTAAGGTTTCTACTGCTCCGCAAACTGCAGCAGGTGCAGGATTTAGAGTTAAGGTTATACAAGGCTTAAGCTTTGATGGTAACTACAACTACTATGCAAATCACTATGTTTTCACAGATTTGAATTCTACTGCTGAAGATCTTGCAAAGCTTGATGCTTATGACCTATTAGATCTTGGAGTTTCTTACAATTTCAACTTTGGAGGTCAGAAACTTGTACTTAGAGGAAACGTATTTAACGTATTCGATACACAAGCAATTCAACAAACAGACCGTTTCGGTTTAATCAATACAAATGGTTTAACTTACAACGGATCTATTAGATACGAATTCTAATAGCATTTAATTTGTTATTATTGAAACCGCTCCATTTTTGGGGCGGTTTTTTTATTGAATTATACCTACCTTTACGTTATAACCAAACACATAGAACTATGTATACTACCATTCAATTTATACACTCCTATTGGGCTTATTTAGTAGTATTTGTGGTGCTAATTGCCACAATTAATGCACTGGCCGGGTTCTTCGGAAATAAGGAATACAGTCCGAAAGATTTTAGACTCGCACTTTTTGCCCTAATTACAACACATATTCAGTTTTTAATTGGTTTAGTGCTGTTCTTTGTTTCACCTTTAGGGATGCAAAATATTAGTAATGTAGGAATGGGAGCCGTAATGAAGAATGACGTTTTCAGATTGTATGCTATCGAGCATCCATTTACTATGATTTTAACCGTTGTCCTTATTACTATAGGCTATTCTAAACATAAAAAGAAATTAGTGAGCAAGCCTAAATTTAAAATGCTGGCTATTTTCTATACCATAGCACTAGTACTGCTGCTTAGTAGAATTCCTTGGCAGCAATGGTTAGATTTTTAACAAGTTAAAGTCGAAACTCTTAAAAAATGCCCTGAAGACAATTTGTTTTTTGGGCATTTTTAGTTTTCTTTTTTCTCTTTAATAAGATAAACATATACAGGGAAGTGATCGCTATATCCTCCTGTAAAGCTTCCGTTGCCAAAACTACGATAGGGATACCCCTTGTACCGCCCATTTGTGTTTGCCAAATACGCTTTGTTATAGATTCCTGCCTTGTAAAATCTATAGGTAGTGTAGTCATCCTTCATTAATTCACTAGAGACAATTATTTGATCAAATAAGTTCCAAGCATCACGCCATGCCAACGTCCCTAAACCCTTTTTATACATTTTTTCCATAGGGTTATATAATTCTTTGAGTTGTAGATTTTCTTTGTTCTTCTTAGCTTTAAGATGTTTTTTTACACTAGGACTCGTAGGGTCATCATTTAGGTCACCCATGGTGATAATCTTCGCGTAAGGATTTTCAGAAAACAAAGAATCAATGATTCGTTTATTAAGTTTGGCAGCATTAATTCGCTTTTGTCTACTTCTAGCTTCTCCGCCGCTCCGTGAGGGCCAGTGATTTACAATGACATGAATTTTTTCTCCATCTAGCATACCACTTACTAGTAGTTGATCTCTTGTGTAAATACGCTTCGATGGGTCTTCAGAGTCGTAAATATACAAGGGGACTGCAATGTAATTAGTAGGAATAAACAGGCGCTTTTTATACAACAACGCTACGTCAATGCCACGGCGATCTGGAGAATCGAATTGCACAATACCGTAATCTGTTTCAAGAAGAGACTGTTGGTTTACTAAATCTTCTAGAACACGCCTATTTTCGATTTCGCAAACTCCAATTAAGGTAGGAGACATTCCTGTAACTTCAGCGCCAATTTCTGAAATTACCCGCGCCATGTTTTTCAACTTTAGGTTGTAGATATCTTCCGTCCAATGATCTTTTCCCTCTGGAGTTCGATCATCGTCGTAGGTAATTGGGTCGTTCTCATAGTCGAATAAATTTTCTAAGTTGTAGAAGGCAACTGTATTTATTTTGAATTCTTTTCTTTCTTGTGCATACACGTTATACGTACCAACAATAGCAAGAAACATAAAAAGTGGTAGACTCTTCATAGTTAATTAAAATAATAAGGGAGTACACCATTTTTGAAAGCATTTTAAAGGTAACGCCCCGCGTATAAAAATGCTAATAGGGAAACGTAGAATTCATGAATTCAAACCATTAACATTGTTTTTTCATATTATTTTTTTTGAATTACAGCAATTGAACTAGTAACTTTTCACTCTCTTAGTACATATGCTATTCTGCATATGTGATACTCCCAACTGTATATTTATTTGACACAATCGTAGTAATCACAAAAACTATAAGATTGCTAACTACGGGTTTCAGGTAAGTATATGTTATAAAAATAACAGCAATTCTGAAGCCATGGGAAAAATAATATTCAACATACTAAGCTGCTTCTTATTTAGCACTTTATCCTTTGCACAAGACACTGTAGTAAAAGGCAGAATAATCGATTCAGATTCTACAGAACCAGTTGCAGATGTTGATTTACAGGTGTTGGGAACGGTTTTCAACGCCACTTCGGATGCGCAAGGATTTTTTGAAATTTCAGATATAAACTTACCGTTGGGAGAACAAGTGTTGGAAGTTTCTAAACCTGGTTATCTCAGCAGACGCATACGTATTATTATTGTAAAGGGTAATTCTATCAATCTCAATCCTATACTATTTGAAATAGATCTTTCAGAAATTGAAGCTCAAATAGGGATTATTAGTTTAAGCGATAATGAACTTAACCAAGATGAAGGTGTGGCATTTAATATTTCAGGATTACTCCAAGCGTCTCGCGATGTGTTTTTAAATGCCGCTGCCTTCGACTTTAGTTCTACGTTTTTTAGACCGAGAGGGTTAGATAATGCAAATGGAAAAGTACTCATTAATGGTATCGAGATGAATAAGCTGTTTAATGGTCGTCCACAATGGGGTAATTGGGGAGGCTTAAACGACGTACAGCGCAACCGAGAATTCTCTATGGGTCTCACTCCCAACGAATACACCTTTGGGGACCTAGCAGGAACAACTAACATTATAATGAGAGCTTCTCAATATAGGCAAGGGGGTCGGGTGTCATATGCAATGGCTAATCGCAGTTACGAAGGTCGAGTGATGGGTTCGTATAACAGTGGTTTATCGTTAAAGGGATGGGCGTACTCTGTGCTAGTGTCTAGAAGATTTGGTGACCAAGGGTTTGTAGAAGGAACACCATACGATGCTAACTCCTTCTTTGCCTCTGTAGAAAAGAAAATTAGCGAAACGCACAGTTTCAACCTTAGTACATTTTACACGCCTAACAGAAGAGGACGTTCTACAGCGCTTACCCAAGAAGTTATCGATCTAAAGGGAATTCATTACAACCCTAATTGGGGATTTCAGAATGGTACGGTTCGCAATAGCCGCATACGAGAAATTGAAGAGCCTGTGATTATGTTGAATCATTATTGGACTGGCAGCAATACAACCATTAATACAAATATTGGCTATCAGTTTGGCAAGGTTGGCACAACCCGTATAGACAACGGAGGAACTCGATTGATTACAGTAAATGGAGAAGAGGCATATATTGGAGGCGCACGAAATCCGTTAAGCAACTATTATCAGAGGTTGCCGAGTTTTTTTCTTCAAGACGAAAATCCAACCGCATATAACTATCAGCAGGCATTTTTAGCGCAACAGGAATTTATAAATAACGGACAGTTAAATTGGGCTGAACTCTACGAAGCAAATACCAATGCATCAAATAGTAGCAATGGAGGAAATTCGCTTTATGTACTACAAGAAGATCGTACAGACGATACCCAAATTACTGTGAATAGTATTTTGTCTAGTCAACTTTCAGATAAAGTAATACTAAACGGAAATATTAATTATCGCACCTTAAGAAGTGAAAATTTTGCAGCCTTGAAAGACCTGTTGGGAGGCACAGGTTACTTAGACGTAGATTTCTTTGCTGAAGATGAAGAAGACATTATTCTTGGTGATATTGCGCAAAGCGATTTACGTAATCGAAACAGAATTGTACAGGAAGGAGAACGTTATAAATACAATTATGAATTAACAGCCACTGTATTCTCAGGTTTTGCTCAGGCTCAGTTTAAGTACAATAGGGTAGATATGTATATTAGTGCCACTGGTGGCCAAACGAAGTATCAACGTAATGGGCTGTATGAAAATGGAAACTATCCTGGAGCGCTCTCATTTGGCGGTAGTGAGCAGCTAAATTTTACCAATTTCGGTTTAAAAGGAGGTGCTACCTATAAAGTTACAGGGCGACACTTAGTAGATTTTAATGCCGGATATTTTACCAAACCACCAACCTTACGAAATAGTTTTAGCAATGCACGCCAAACAAACAATGTAACAATTGGTTTGACAGAGGCAATATATCAGAGTGCCGATGTAAGTTATATCTACCGTTCGCCACTCGTGAAATCTAGACTTACAGCATATTATGTAGGCGCTTCAAACTTATCGGAAATTGGTTTCTATTTTACCGAAAACCTTACGGGTATTGGCCAAGGAGAAAGTGCTTTTGTACAAGAAATTCTCAACGGAATTGAAACCAGAAACACCGGAGTAGAGTTTGGTTTAGAAGGTCAGGTTACACCAACGCTAACTATTAAAAGCGCAGCTTCTGTTGGCCAGAATATTTATATGAATAATCCAAATCTATACCTCACTAGTGACGATTTTGAAGATGCCCTTCGTTTTGGTGATGGAACCGCTAAGCTAAAAAATTATCACATAGCTTCCGGCCCAGAACGAGCGTATCAAATTGGTTTGGATTACAGAGATCCTAAATTTTGGTGGGTAGGCGCTACGGTTAACTACTTCTCGAATGCTTATATAGACAGTAACAATTTAGCTAGGACCGATAATTTTAGTCAAGATTTTGACGGACAAACATTTAGCGACTATAATGAGGACGAAGCTCGTACACTTTTACAACAAGAAGAATTTGACGATTACTTTTTAGTGAATGTGGTGGGAGGAAAGTCTTGGCGAATAAAAAGTTACTATGTTGGATTTTTTGCCACAGTAAACAATGTGCTAGACCAAACATATAAAACTGGCGGGTTTGAGCAAGGCAGATTATCTAATTACAGAGACCTTAAGGAAGATGCCTCCAGAAAACACGGAAGAATTTTTGGGCCTCGCTATTTCTTCGGAAATGGAACAACCTACTACCTAAATTTTTATATAAGATTCTAGTACTAAATACAACATACCATGAAACATTTTAAACCATATATACTGTTTTTGTCGCTCCTTGCAATAGGTATAACAGTTTCTTGCGTGCAAGACGACCAGTTTGATTTGCCAGAAACAACAATACTAGATCCCGAACTTAATGGAGAAATTGTTAGTATAGCGAGTGTGCAAGCTGCATATCTACAAGCTGTCATGGCAGGAGAGACTACGTTTACATTCGAAGGTACCAATACTTTTATGAGCGGTTTCGTAATTTCTAACGATGAAGGAGGTAACTTTTTTGAAGAAATTGTCATGCAAGACGTTACAAAAGACCCCAAAGCGGGTATTAAGGTTTTAATAGATGTTAATCCGCTATTCACCAAATATGAAGTTGGACGTAAAGTTTTTATTAAACTAGACGGTCTAACTGTAGGGGAAGACAGCGGCGTTATTACCTTAGGTGCTTTAGGCGAGTGTGGTGTTACCAAGATTTCGGCACCAACCGAAGATGCGTATATTATTCGTTCTTCGGAAAAGGATACGATTATTCCAACTGTCAAAACTATTAGCGAAATAACATACAATGATCTCAATACCTTAATACAATTGCCAAATGCTCAGTTTGCCGAAAGTGATATAGATCTTAGTTTTTCGAATGAGCCAGGTGATGAGTTTGATGGCGATCGTACCATCGAGAGTTGCAGCGCAGATGGTGGGTCCATACTGTTTCAAACAAGCACCTTTGCAGATTTTAAGGGTATAAATCTTCCAGACGGTTCAGGATCATTAACGGCCGTTCTTTCTAAGACGTTCTTCGGTGATGCCTACGCATTAAATGTAAGGACTCCAGAAGATATAAATTTTGACAGTACAGACCGTTGCGAACCTAAATTTCTAGACCCAAATATTGAAGCTACAACTACATTTGCGGCTGTACGTGCAAGATTGCTACAAGCAGGAGGATATGCCGCGTTTGGAACCGATGAAGAGCCACTAATTATAGAAGGATATAATGTCTCAAGTGATGAGCAAGGAAATTTCTTCGATGAAATATTTTTACAAAACACCCCAGCAACGGAAGATTTAGGTCCCAACAATCCAAGGATGGGCGTACGGGTTATTGTGGATAAGAATGATATCTATCAATTATTTCCTGTAGGCAGAAAAGTGTACGTTAAGTTGAATGGTTTGGCAGTTGCCGAAAATGCTGGAATACTAACAATAGGGCTTCAGAATGTATCTCAGATCGAGAAAATTCCTGAAGCAGTTTTGGGAGATTTTGTCATTGGTGGACAAGAAGTTGAAGAGATTCAGCCTTTAATTACTTCAGTTGAAAACCTAAACGAAGACGATTTGAATACGCTCGTTCAACTAGAGAATATGCAGTTTACCTTTCAGCAATTAGGATTTACGTACGCGGGAGAACCCATAGATAATTTTGATGGTGAGCGTAGCTTAGAAAGTTGCGACGAAACAGGTGATATAAGGTTGTTCACAAGCACCTTTGCAAATTTTAAATCTTCTATTCTAGATCCAGATTCAGGAACAATTACAGCAATTTATTCGAACGATTTCTTCGCAGAAGAGCAAATTTTAACCATTCGCGACTTAGCTGATATTAACTTTAGTGGCAATCGTTGTGATCCGCCGATGGTAGACTGTGGTCTTGCTAGTACAGTTGGGTCTAACCAATTGTTTTCAGATTTTTTTGAATCACAAAGTACAGGAGAGCCAATTTCTGGTAATGGCTGGACTAATTTTATAGAGGCAGGAACAGAAACATGGGAAGCCTACGAAGAAAGTGGGAGCAATGCCTCTCTAGGGATTTCTGCGCACATGGGGTCCTTCAATTCTGGAGACACCATGTCTATTGGCTGGCTCATTACCCCACCGATTAATTTTGATGCGCAGAAGGGTGAAACGCTAACGTTTAAAACGTCTAACAGTTTTTCTGATGGAAGTGAGTTAGAAGTCCTATTTTCTAACAATTGGGATGGAACTATAGCAACCATTACAACAGCCACCTGGGGAAGTCTGAGTGCTGCGGTTGTAGTTGAGGATAACACCTATTTTGGTGATTGGGTTCCATCAGGCAATGTGAGCTTAGATTGTATAGATGGTATAGGCTATATAGCTTTTAGATATGTAGGTAGTGGAGAAGAAGCATTTGATGGAACATACGAGCTAGACGAGATAGTAATTAACTCCAATTAAACGAGCATTCATTTGTATAGTATTAGCTGTTCGCGAGAGCAGCTTTTTTTCTGCGGAAACTTTAGTAAATTGATTGCATTTTATTGAAAATATAAACGGGCTAAAACTGAAAATAGAAAAGCCACCACAGATGTGATGACTTTTCGCCCCAAATTTGATCGACACCCTAGGGTATCAACCTACTTATGTATCGCAAAGCTATGAAAAAAACACGGTGTAAAAAGTAGGAAAATTCTGAATTACAAGAAAATACGTATTTCTACGTAGTCTGTAACAAGTTTATTCTCTGCTTTTTATATCCAAAATACAGAATATATAAGTAACAGGCGATTATAAAAAGGAAAGCAAATTTAAAACCGATGGTATCAGCAAGATAACCATAAATAGGAGGGACTATTGCACCACCAAAAATTGCAGTACAAAGCAAACCAGATGCTTGTGGTTTTAAATCGCCTAGGCCTTCAAGTGTAAGTGTAAAAATTGTAGGAAACATAATAGAATTAAAAAGACCAACAGCTAAAATAGACCACATTGCTGTTAAGCCTGATGAACTCATGGAAACAACAATCATAAAAATTGCTAGTCCAGCAAAAATTGCAAGCACCTTTCCCGGTTTAATTAGTCTAGTTAGTACGGCACCAACAAATCTACCTATCATAGCACCACCCCAATAAAGAAATACGAACGCGCCAACAATTGCTTTTGCATCTACCGCGCCAATATCACCAAGCATATTGGTTGCAATACTAGTTGTAAAGCTATTTTCTAAAATTACAGGTGCCAAATTCATATCTTGAAAATAGAGTACAAGAAAACTTCCAATAGCTACTTCTGCACCAACATAGAGAAATATTCCTAAAACTCCCATAAGCGCAATCTTTTTGCGCAATAATTTTAAATATCCTCCTTTGGGACTCTTTTCTAAAATTTTTGGAAGTTTTATAAACAGAAAAACCAGCGCTAAAATTCCAATACAGGCTGCTAACAGTAAGAACGGAGATGAAACTGCGGCTGCTTCGGCAACATAGTATTCTTTTTGAGCAGTTTCAGAAAGAGCAGCTAGAGCTTCAGAAGACATTATAGTATCACTCAATAAAAATGATGCTCCTATTATTGGGGCAATTGTAGTTCCAACAGAATTAAATGCCTGCGCTAAATTAAGTCTGCTCGACGCTCCACTTTCACTTCCTAAAACCGCA
This Rasiella rasia DNA region includes the following protein-coding sequences:
- a CDS encoding carboxypeptidase regulatory-like domain-containing protein, producing the protein MGKIIFNILSCFLFSTLSFAQDTVVKGRIIDSDSTEPVADVDLQVLGTVFNATSDAQGFFEISDINLPLGEQVLEVSKPGYLSRRIRIIIVKGNSINLNPILFEIDLSEIEAQIGIISLSDNELNQDEGVAFNISGLLQASRDVFLNAAAFDFSSTFFRPRGLDNANGKVLINGIEMNKLFNGRPQWGNWGGLNDVQRNREFSMGLTPNEYTFGDLAGTTNIIMRASQYRQGGRVSYAMANRSYEGRVMGSYNSGLSLKGWAYSVLVSRRFGDQGFVEGTPYDANSFFASVEKKISETHSFNLSTFYTPNRRGRSTALTQEVIDLKGIHYNPNWGFQNGTVRNSRIREIEEPVIMLNHYWTGSNTTINTNIGYQFGKVGTTRIDNGGTRLITVNGEEAYIGGARNPLSNYYQRLPSFFLQDENPTAYNYQQAFLAQQEFINNGQLNWAELYEANTNASNSSNGGNSLYVLQEDRTDDTQITVNSILSSQLSDKVILNGNINYRTLRSENFAALKDLLGGTGYLDVDFFAEDEEDIILGDIAQSDLRNRNRIVQEGERYKYNYELTATVFSGFAQAQFKYNRVDMYISATGGQTKYQRNGLYENGNYPGALSFGGSEQLNFTNFGLKGGATYKVTGRHLVDFNAGYFTKPPTLRNSFSNARQTNNVTIGLTEAIYQSADVSYIYRSPLVKSRLTAYYVGASNLSEIGFYFTENLTGIGQGESAFVQEILNGIETRNTGVEFGLEGQVTPTLTIKSAASVGQNIYMNNPNLYLTSDDFEDALRFGDGTAKLKNYHIASGPERAYQIGLDYRDPKFWWVGATVNYFSNAYIDSNNLARTDNFSQDFDGQTFSDYNEDEARTLLQQEEFDDYFLVNVVGGKSWRIKSYYVGFFATVNNVLDQTYKTGGFEQGRLSNYRDLKEDASRKHGRIFGPRYFFGNGTTYYLNFYIRF
- a CDS encoding DUF5689 domain-containing protein, which translates into the protein MKHFKPYILFLSLLAIGITVSCVQDDQFDLPETTILDPELNGEIVSIASVQAAYLQAVMAGETTFTFEGTNTFMSGFVISNDEGGNFFEEIVMQDVTKDPKAGIKVLIDVNPLFTKYEVGRKVFIKLDGLTVGEDSGVITLGALGECGVTKISAPTEDAYIIRSSEKDTIIPTVKTISEITYNDLNTLIQLPNAQFAESDIDLSFSNEPGDEFDGDRTIESCSADGGSILFQTSTFADFKGINLPDGSGSLTAVLSKTFFGDAYALNVRTPEDINFDSTDRCEPKFLDPNIEATTTFAAVRARLLQAGGYAAFGTDEEPLIIEGYNVSSDEQGNFFDEIFLQNTPATEDLGPNNPRMGVRVIVDKNDIYQLFPVGRKVYVKLNGLAVAENAGILTIGLQNVSQIEKIPEAVLGDFVIGGQEVEEIQPLITSVENLNEDDLNTLVQLENMQFTFQQLGFTYAGEPIDNFDGERSLESCDETGDIRLFTSTFANFKSSILDPDSGTITAIYSNDFFAEEQILTIRDLADINFSGNRCDPPMVDCGLASTVGSNQLFSDFFESQSTGEPISGNGWTNFIEAGTETWEAYEESGSNASLGISAHMGSFNSGDTMSIGWLITPPINFDAQKGETLTFKTSNSFSDGSELEVLFSNNWDGTIATITTATWGSLSAAVVVEDNTYFGDWVPSGNVSLDCIDGIGYIAFRYVGSGEEAFDGTYELDEIVINSN
- a CDS encoding sugar MFS transporter: MTSKKKYTSAFIIVTLLFFLWGFITVLVDSLIPRLKDVFELSNFQAVLVQFAFFGAYFFFSVPAGWLLSKIGYKKGIILGLAVMAIGCVLFSPAASERIFFVFIVGYFTLAAGITILQVAANPYVAVLGSESGASSRLNLAQAFNSVGTTIAPIIGASFLLSDTIMSSEALAALSETAQKEYYVAEAAAVSSPFLLLAACIGILALVFLFIKLPKILEKSPKGGYLKLLRKKIALMGVLGIFLYVGAEVAIGSFLVLYFQDMNLAPVILENSFTTSIATNMLGDIGAVDAKAIVGAFVFLYWGGAMIGRFVGAVLTRLIKPGKVLAIFAGLAIFMIVVSMSSSGLTAMWSILAVGLFNSIMFPTIFTLTLEGLGDLKPQASGLLCTAIFGGAIVPPIYGYLADTIGFKFAFLFIIACYLYILYFGYKKQRINLLQTT